A genomic window from Candidatus Kouleothrix ribensis includes:
- a CDS encoding CRISPR-associated endoribonuclease Cas6: MHATPDLYALVIRLRPERSGPPIDARGHGAQALFLDLLRQVAPALAEQLHDDAPSKPYSVAVLPARSDAMVELRVAFTRADLFPLVTRALLAQAGAPTLRLGRAALALDTVFGTPGSHAWAGFGAFAALAGAARPGPGITLEFATPTAFGQGSRADGRARLGLLPTSEIVFPSIARRWNELAPPDLQLDLDQVRAACDETLVSRYELATAQISLGKGPQKGFRGLCSYELPADPAQSRLLNLLADAVFFLGLGVKTARGMGLCRRVEL; this comes from the coding sequence ATGCATGCAACTCCCGATCTGTACGCGCTGGTGATCCGCCTGCGCCCCGAACGCAGCGGGCCGCCGATCGATGCGCGTGGCCATGGCGCGCAGGCGCTGTTCCTCGATCTGCTGCGCCAGGTTGCCCCGGCGCTGGCCGAGCAGCTGCACGACGATGCGCCCAGCAAGCCCTACAGTGTGGCCGTGCTGCCCGCCCGCAGCGATGCCATGGTCGAGCTGCGGGTGGCGTTTACGCGCGCCGATCTGTTCCCGCTGGTGACGCGCGCGCTGCTCGCGCAGGCCGGCGCGCCTACGCTGCGGCTGGGCCGCGCCGCGCTGGCGCTCGATACCGTGTTCGGCACGCCCGGCAGCCACGCCTGGGCCGGCTTCGGCGCGTTTGCCGCGCTGGCCGGCGCCGCGCGCCCTGGCCCAGGCATAACGCTCGAATTCGCCACGCCCACCGCCTTCGGCCAGGGCAGCCGCGCCGATGGGCGCGCGCGCCTGGGGCTGCTGCCCACGTCCGAGATCGTCTTCCCGAGCATTGCGCGCCGCTGGAACGAGCTGGCCCCGCCTGATCTCCAGCTCGATCTCGATCAGGTGCGCGCCGCCTGCGACGAGACGCTGGTCAGCCGTTATGAGCTTGCGACCGCGCAGATCAGCCTGGGCAAGGGGCCGCAGAAAGGCTTTCGCGGCCTGTGTAGCTACGAGCTGCCGGCCGACCCCGCGCAATCCCGGCTGCTCAACTTGCTGGCCGACGCTGTCTTCTTTCTGGGCCTGGGCGTGAAGACCGCCAGG